The window TGAGGACAATCCCTTGAGCGCGATCGAGCTACGCCGTACCCCCTTGTTTGCCGCCTGCGTTGAGCTGGGCGCAAAAATGACCGGTTTTGGCGGTTGGGAAATGCCAGTGCAGTTTGCTGGCCTGATGGAAGAGCACCGAACCGTGCGATCGGGCGTGGGCTGTTTTGACATTTCTCACATGGGCAAGCTGGAACTGCAAGGCCCCTGGCAAACGGCCTTGGGGCAGTTAGTGCCCAGCGATCTCAGCCCGCTCCAGCCGGGGCAAGGGAAATATACGGTGCTGCTGAATGAACAGGGCGGCATCGTGGACGACTTGATTGTCTATAGCGAAGGGGCCGATCGCGCCACGGTGATTATTAATGCCGCCACCACCGCTAAGGATCTGGCTTGGTTGGCGGCTCACTTGGATCCGGCGGTGACGGTCATGGATCAATCGCCCGAGCAAATCTTGATTGCGGTGCAGGGGCCAACCGCCGCCGCCACCTTGCAACCCTGGATCGCGGCGGATTTGGGACAACTCAAGTTCTATCGATCGATTCGCACGCACCTGGGAACGGATGCCGTTTTCATGGCCCGCACCGGCTACACGGGCGAAGATGGCTTTGAAATCATGCTGGATCTGGAGGCGGGCCAACGGCTTTGGCAGCGGTTAATTGCAGCGGGCGTGGCTCCTTGTGGGCTGGGATCCCGCGATACCCTGCGCTTGGAGGCGGCCATGGCCCTCTATGGTCAGG is drawn from Limnothrix sp. FACHB-406 and contains these coding sequences:
- the gcvT gene encoding glycine cleavage system aminomethyltransferase GcvT; this encodes MRKAPISTLEDNPLSAIELRRTPLFAACVELGAKMTGFGGWEMPVQFAGLMEEHRTVRSGVGCFDISHMGKLELQGPWQTALGQLVPSDLSPLQPGQGKYTVLLNEQGGIVDDLIVYSEGADRATVIINAATTAKDLAWLAAHLDPAVTVMDQSPEQILIAVQGPTAAATLQPWIAADLGQLKFYRSIRTHLGTDAVFMARTGYTGEDGFEIMLDLEAGQRLWQRLIAAGVAPCGLGSRDTLRLEAAMALYGQDITEETTPFEGSLDWLVHLDRKGDFLGRAALEAQQAAGIPRRLVGLSLPDRHIARHDYPVLHQGEPVGIVTSGTFSPTLNRPIALAYVPTALAEVGQALEVQIRNKFITAEVVNRPFYRRPKP